The Bacteroidales bacterium genome has a window encoding:
- a CDS encoding sigma-70 family RNA polymerase sigma factor → MIQTEFSKLSDEELISLAVKNHSRATTSLVDRYKGMVFTLSYRILKNQLDAEEAAQDTFIKAFNALDSFRFDCKFSTWLYRICYNNAISKARVYKPLQVEVETRFDIPSETTSALESLSANDRSKYLGKAMEMLEPEESALLTLYYVDSNNINEIATITNLTESNIKVKLYRGRKKLYTQLEVLLKEEVAMLL, encoded by the coding sequence ATGATCCAGACGGAGTTTAGTAAACTCTCCGACGAAGAGCTCATTAGTTTGGCGGTTAAAAACCATTCTCGTGCCACAACATCACTTGTTGATAGGTATAAGGGGATGGTTTTTACACTATCATATCGTATTCTTAAAAACCAACTTGATGCGGAGGAGGCTGCTCAGGACACATTTATAAAAGCCTTCAATGCGCTTGATTCATTTCGGTTCGATTGTAAGTTTTCTACTTGGCTATACCGTATCTGTTACAACAATGCCATTTCGAAGGCGAGAGTGTACAAGCCTTTGCAGGTTGAGGTTGAAACTAGATTTGATATTCCAAGCGAAACAACGAGTGCTCTAGAAAGTTTATCGGCAAATGATCGAAGCAAGTACCTTGGCAAGGCGATGGAAATGCTTGAACCCGAAGAATCTGCACTACTAACTCTTTATTATGTTGATAGTAACAACATAAACGAAATTGCTACAATAACGAATTTAACCGAATCAAATATTAAGGTTAAACTCTATAGAGGAAGAAAAAAACTTTACACTCAACTTGAGGTTTTGCTTAAAGAAGAGGTTGCAATGTTACTTTAA
- a CDS encoding MmcQ/YjbR family DNA-binding protein: MNIEELREYCISKKGVTEGFPFDEVTLVFKVGGKMFALTNLDGEPSVNLKCNPEKAVELREQYSAIIPGYHMSKLHWNTVYMDRSLPENLIKELIDLSYDLVLASLPKAKRNEVLLG; encoded by the coding sequence ATGAATATTGAGGAATTAAGGGAATACTGTATCTCAAAAAAAGGGGTAACCGAGGGATTTCCTTTCGATGAGGTAACTCTGGTTTTTAAAGTTGGGGGTAAAATGTTTGCCCTAACCAATCTTGATGGTGAGCCAAGCGTTAATCTTAAATGTAATCCTGAAAAAGCCGTTGAGCTAAGGGAGCAATACTCAGCAATAATACCTGGATACCATATGAGTAAACTCCATTGGAATACCGTTTACATGGATAGATCTTTGCCCGAAAACTTGATTAAAGAACTAATAGATTTATCCTACGATTTGGTATTAGCATCATTGCCAAAGGCAAAAAGAAATGAGGTTTTGCTAGGTTAA
- a CDS encoding oligosaccharide flippase family protein yields MQKQFKNLLKGILIYGFGNVSIKLVGLVLLKLYTNPKYLSVEEYGVFSMLEVSMMVVVSLFSLALNNAYIRWYWDKDYINQRKSILFSCLAVLLGTGIILSFSGYFSSKTISIVLFGKDTFALPITLMVIGASIQFLIDLVLAQMRVEEKPTFYISSNILRLTVSLIATIYLLKYAHRGVVGIQEALLLGNFAFVFITIPYLLKHIEAKFNLAVIKDMLHFSLPLAIGSISGVLLNVFDRYVLNFSSTLLNVGLYTLAFKIANTTKIFIISSIQIALTPTYFKLMNHPDHKSIYSRIMTWFTIVVVYASLFISLFGLEITKLFSTGTIYWDAYKIIPILSLGIIFATLKDTSVIGLQVVKKTKIIGITLSGIAVLSLGLNLLLVPFLGPIGGAISSFLAQFIYFTIIHYYAQKHYHIPYRLDRIFIVILVGIILYIAGSLFNNYSLEIRILSKSISLFLFPFLLFFFRVFDKSEVDVLKSFITSIRNIFINAAPKEIDEQISEVEEPQ; encoded by the coding sequence ATGCAAAAGCAATTCAAAAATTTACTAAAAGGAATTTTAATTTATGGTTTTGGCAACGTTTCCATAAAACTTGTTGGACTCGTACTACTTAAACTTTATACCAATCCAAAATACCTTTCAGTTGAGGAATACGGCGTTTTCAGCATGTTGGAGGTTTCTATGATGGTTGTAGTCTCTCTTTTCAGCCTTGCGCTTAATAATGCGTATATCAGATGGTACTGGGATAAAGATTATATAAACCAAAGGAAAAGCATCCTGTTTTCATGTTTAGCAGTACTATTAGGAACGGGAATCATACTCTCCTTTTCGGGTTACTTTAGTTCAAAAACCATTTCTATTGTACTATTCGGTAAGGATACCTTCGCCTTACCCATAACATTGATGGTTATTGGTGCATCCATTCAATTCTTGATCGACCTTGTCCTTGCACAAATGAGGGTTGAGGAGAAACCTACTTTTTATATCTCATCAAACATCCTAAGGTTAACTGTTTCTTTGATTGCCACAATTTACCTGCTAAAATATGCGCATCGTGGAGTGGTCGGTATACAAGAAGCTCTACTACTTGGTAATTTTGCATTTGTTTTCATTACTATTCCATACTTACTAAAACATATCGAGGCGAAATTTAACCTAGCGGTTATTAAAGATATGCTGCATTTCAGTCTACCCTTGGCTATTGGTTCCATTTCGGGTGTTCTGCTAAACGTATTCGATCGATATGTGCTTAACTTTTCATCGACTTTACTCAATGTTGGGTTGTATACCCTTGCATTTAAGATAGCGAATACAACCAAAATATTCATCATCAGTTCAATTCAGATTGCATTAACCCCAACCTATTTTAAGTTGATGAATCATCCAGATCATAAATCCATTTACTCGAGGATTATGACATGGTTTACGATTGTAGTGGTTTACGCTTCGCTATTCATTTCTCTTTTTGGGCTTGAGATTACAAAACTTTTCTCGACAGGAACGATTTACTGGGATGCTTACAAGATTATACCCATTCTCAGTCTTGGGATAATCTTTGCCACGTTAAAAGATACTTCAGTTATCGGACTTCAGGTTGTTAAGAAGACAAAGATTATAGGGATTACACTTTCTGGTATAGCTGTGCTGAGCTTAGGCTTGAACCTTTTATTGGTCCCTTTTTTGGGTCCCATTGGAGGTGCTATTTCATCATTTTTAGCACAGTTTATTTACTTCACAATTATTCATTACTACGCCCAAAAGCACTATCACATACCCTACAGGCTTGATCGCATATTCATAGTTATTCTTGTTGGAATAATCCTTTATATTGCGGGAAGTTTATTTAACAACTACTCCTTGGAGATTAGAATACTCTCAAAATCAATTTCATTATTCCTTTTTCCGTTTTTACTCTTCTTTTTTAGAGTGTTCGATAAGTCTGAGGTTGATGTCTTAAAATCATTTATTACTAGCATTAGGAATATATTCATCAATGCTGCACCCAAAGAAATTGATGAACAAATTTCAGAAGTTGAAGAACCACAATAA
- a CDS encoding glycosyltransferase family 4 protein, whose translation MRIGVILDNEFTIDIRVSNEVNYLRSIGYEIHILCPNYNNQKEFEVINDISIHRFRLSKSTKNKLFGLMNTLPLYEILWIKKVRTFVNDIKPQYLHAHDLYMAKIAYKGGEGVLPVILDLHENFPAAILSYKWSSKFPYNLLSRPKAWQKKEFKYLEYASKIIVLSKSFKSALTQRYPKLKPQNIFIYPNVPDVKQMFVFPIKADIFLKKERFILFYFGGISERRGIFTCFEAIKILSNKIPSIHLLLIGPIDGHEQATFDQYMNNPTLKERVTHYPWKDISEFSSYAIASNICLSPIFKNEQHESGVANKVFQYMLFSKPLIVSDCTPQIEIVEGSNCGLVFRSNDAIDLAEKIKYLYDNPKLCAEMGVRGNQSVLDEYNLIKCGEQLKNLYKSLS comes from the coding sequence ATGAGGATTGGAGTTATTCTTGATAATGAATTCACGATAGATATAAGGGTTTCGAATGAAGTTAACTACCTTAGATCTATTGGTTATGAGATTCATATACTTTGCCCAAACTATAATAATCAAAAGGAGTTTGAGGTCATTAATGATATTTCAATCCATCGCTTTAGATTAAGTAAATCAACAAAAAATAAACTTTTCGGGTTAATGAATACCCTCCCTTTATATGAGATTCTTTGGATAAAGAAAGTGCGTACTTTTGTAAATGATATTAAACCTCAATACCTCCATGCCCATGATTTATATATGGCAAAAATAGCCTACAAAGGAGGGGAAGGGGTTCTGCCTGTCATTCTTGATCTTCACGAAAATTTCCCAGCAGCAATATTATCCTATAAATGGTCCTCCAAATTTCCTTACAATTTATTGAGTAGACCCAAAGCATGGCAAAAGAAAGAGTTTAAATACCTTGAATATGCAAGTAAAATAATTGTTTTGAGTAAATCTTTTAAATCTGCTTTAACCCAAAGATACCCTAAATTAAAACCCCAAAATATTTTTATTTACCCTAACGTTCCTGATGTTAAACAAATGTTTGTGTTTCCAATAAAAGCTGATATATTTCTAAAAAAAGAACGATTTATTCTATTCTACTTTGGAGGAATTAGTGAGCGAAGGGGGATTTTCACCTGCTTTGAGGCCATTAAAATCCTTTCTAATAAGATTCCATCTATCCATCTCCTACTAATAGGACCCATTGATGGACATGAGCAAGCAACATTCGATCAATACATGAACAATCCTACTCTAAAGGAAAGAGTTACACACTACCCTTGGAAAGACATTAGCGAATTCTCTTCGTATGCCATTGCTAGCAATATCTGTCTATCTCCCATTTTTAAAAATGAGCAGCATGAATCGGGGGTGGCAAATAAGGTTTTTCAGTACATGCTTTTCAGTAAACCGCTAATTGTATCGGATTGTACGCCACAAATCGAAATTGTTGAAGGGAGTAACTGTGGATTAGTATTCAGGAGCAACGATGCAATCGATCTAGCCGAAAAAATTAAGTATTTATACGACAATCCAAAACTTTGCGCTGAAATGGGAGTCAGAGGAAATCAATCGGTTTTAGATGAGTATAATCTGATAAAGTGTGGGGAGCAACTAAAAAATCTATACAAAAGCCTTTCTTAA
- a CDS encoding class I SAM-dependent methyltransferase has product MDFSKFYDEQHDYVAFRSDPNRLNEYKIAIQWKVQNLAKGISAVVKKDNILEVGCALGILLNSVADKLAIKVRFGIDISAENIDYAKKLYPDCGFVCGTIEDIQKKWNTYFSVDRFDIVILSDIIEHIPDDEQFLREVSKVSKYVILNLPLEKCYNNRNRKYGETDPSGHLRNYDLNDAKKLIDRGGFEIINYFTDNAHFDKIFFKTYSKNRLLRVKSKKIHLRLFWQLYYFTEGVVRIISPRLYKKKYGSNFFAVLKAKGIK; this is encoded by the coding sequence ATGGACTTTTCAAAGTTTTATGATGAGCAGCATGATTACGTTGCATTTCGTTCAGATCCCAATAGACTTAACGAATATAAGATTGCCATACAATGGAAAGTTCAAAATTTAGCAAAAGGAATTTCAGCCGTAGTTAAAAAGGATAATATTCTTGAAGTTGGCTGTGCTCTCGGAATTCTACTAAATAGTGTTGCTGATAAATTAGCGATTAAAGTTCGCTTTGGCATCGATATTTCAGCCGAGAATATCGATTATGCAAAAAAGTTATACCCTGATTGTGGTTTCGTATGTGGAACTATCGAGGATATTCAAAAGAAGTGGAATACCTATTTTTCTGTTGATAGATTTGATATTGTTATTCTTTCCGATATCATTGAACACATTCCCGATGATGAACAATTTTTAAGAGAGGTTTCTAAGGTTTCAAAATATGTTATACTCAACCTTCCGCTTGAGAAATGTTACAACAATCGGAATCGTAAATATGGTGAAACAGATCCATCAGGGCACCTAAGAAATTATGACTTAAACGATGCAAAAAAGCTAATTGACAGAGGAGGTTTTGAGATCATCAACTATTTTACAGATAATGCCCATTTCGATAAAATATTTTTCAAAACCTATTCAAAGAATAGGCTGTTGAGGGTAAAATCTAAAAAAATTCACCTAAGGTTATTCTGGCAACTATATTACTTTACGGAAGGGGTTGTTCGCATTATTTCTCCTAGATTATATAAAAAGAAATATGGTTCTAACTTCTTTGCAGTACTAAAAGCCAAAGGAATTAAGTAA
- a CDS encoding methyltransferase domain-containing protein has product MFIKVGQLHQLEYNGIQEMAAYGLHDDVFKLMQPFLSKNLHILDFGCGQGAFSQRLVDAGMKVDACDIDESQIRANVQRRIKLDLNKDISSNFTEKYDILIALEIIEHLENPWKYLRDCMSLLKDDGIIVLSTPNISNFTSRLRFLMRGTLIAFENADLKHGHITPLSYVQLENMFNQNKLRVLKKGFAGAIPIFHFLELSRFSILRNTILPILYPFMGGPKKGRAIVYVLKK; this is encoded by the coding sequence ATGTTTATCAAAGTAGGACAGCTACATCAACTCGAATACAATGGTATTCAGGAAATGGCAGCATATGGATTGCATGATGATGTATTCAAGTTAATGCAACCATTTCTAAGCAAGAATTTACACATTCTTGATTTTGGATGCGGACAAGGAGCCTTCTCCCAGCGCTTAGTTGATGCAGGAATGAAAGTCGATGCCTGCGATATAGACGAAAGTCAAATTCGAGCCAATGTACAAAGAAGAATAAAACTTGATCTGAACAAAGATATATCTTCGAATTTTACAGAAAAATACGATATTCTTATTGCTCTTGAAATAATAGAACACCTTGAAAATCCATGGAAGTATCTTCGTGATTGTATGTCTTTGCTTAAAGATGACGGCATTATCGTATTAAGCACTCCAAATATTTCCAACTTTACCTCAAGGTTACGATTTTTAATGCGAGGCACCCTTATCGCCTTTGAAAATGCCGATTTGAAGCATGGTCATATTACTCCTCTTTCGTATGTTCAGCTTGAAAACATGTTTAATCAGAATAAGTTAAGGGTGTTAAAAAAAGGTTTTGCAGGTGCAATCCCGATATTTCATTTTTTAGAATTATCAAGATTTTCAATTCTTAGAAATACTATTTTACCAATTCTCTATCCTTTTATGGGAGGCCCTAAAAAGGGGAGAGCAATTGTTTATGTTCTAAAAAAGTAG
- a CDS encoding glycosyltransferase has product MRILVLTSTFPDRLESWNGIFVKEQVSAIAKEHDVCVVRLRVDYTRFKPFFSYKLIKDTTLGYPLYRITVAKSFPIYNQFNYIVAACYATIKVLSDFKPDLIHCHYSYPSGIVASLIKKFYKIPFITTEHTKIKTTFRSVFHRILSLFAMKRAFRVVAVSNTLKAELKAVGINNVEVIPNVINIERFKTNKQNTNPFVIGFLGSMNSHNKGLDILLKACLELPFEYFIRVGGAGKYLEYYRNLSRELGIENKCGFLGEILSPDIPSFYNDLSVFVLASKYETFGIVLVEAMASGIPVIATKCGGPVDIVNYTSGILVDTDNVDQFMNAIINIHTNYESYKSEEIKNYALNSFSSIPFMLKTNNLYRLCLSK; this is encoded by the coding sequence ATGAGAATCCTTGTTCTTACCTCTACATTTCCTGATCGTCTTGAAAGTTGGAATGGAATATTTGTAAAAGAACAAGTTAGTGCAATTGCGAAAGAACATGACGTGTGCGTGGTAAGATTGCGAGTTGATTATACAAGGTTTAAACCGTTTTTTAGCTATAAGTTAATAAAAGATACCACCTTGGGTTATCCCTTGTATAGAATAACAGTAGCTAAATCGTTTCCTATTTACAATCAGTTTAATTATATTGTTGCTGCGTGTTATGCTACAATAAAGGTTTTATCAGACTTTAAACCAGATTTAATACATTGTCATTACTCATACCCTTCGGGTATAGTTGCCTCGCTGATCAAGAAATTTTATAAAATCCCTTTCATTACAACAGAACATACAAAGATTAAAACCACCTTTAGATCTGTATTTCATCGAATACTCTCTCTTTTTGCAATGAAGAGGGCTTTTAGGGTTGTTGCAGTTAGCAATACCTTAAAAGCGGAATTAAAGGCAGTAGGTATAAATAATGTTGAGGTAATTCCCAATGTGATCAATATTGAAAGGTTTAAAACAAATAAACAGAATACGAATCCGTTTGTTATAGGATTTTTAGGTTCAATGAATTCTCATAATAAAGGACTTGATATTCTATTAAAAGCTTGTCTAGAGTTACCCTTTGAGTATTTCATTCGAGTTGGAGGAGCTGGTAAATATTTAGAATACTATAGAAATCTATCACGAGAACTTGGGATAGAGAATAAATGTGGCTTTTTGGGAGAAATTTTGTCTCCAGACATACCTAGTTTTTATAATGATTTAAGTGTTTTTGTACTAGCTTCAAAATATGAAACATTCGGAATTGTTTTGGTTGAAGCTATGGCTTCGGGGATTCCAGTAATTGCCACTAAATGTGGGGGTCCTGTAGATATAGTGAACTATACCAGCGGAATTCTTGTTGATACAGATAATGTTGATCAGTTTATGAATGCAATAATTAATATTCATACCAATTATGAAAGTTATAAATCAGAAGAAATTAAAAACTATGCCTTAAATAGTTTCTCCTCAATACCATTTATGCTTAAAACAAATAATTTGTATCGCTTATGTTTATCAAAGTAG
- the gcvH gene encoding glycine cleavage system protein GcvH, whose translation MNVPTNLKYTKDHEWIKAEGSNAIIGVTDFAQGQLGDVVFIEIETQGETLAKEEVFGTIEAVKTVSDMFMPVAGEILEVNPKLLDSPDVVNKDPYGDGWMVKIRMTDVAQLNELLTPEQYKELINA comes from the coding sequence ATGAATGTTCCTACAAATTTAAAGTACACAAAGGATCACGAGTGGATAAAAGCTGAAGGAAGTAATGCTATTATTGGTGTAACGGACTTTGCCCAAGGTCAGCTAGGTGATGTTGTTTTTATTGAGATTGAAACTCAAGGCGAAACCCTTGCAAAAGAAGAAGTTTTTGGTACAATTGAAGCTGTGAAAACCGTATCAGATATGTTTATGCCTGTTGCTGGTGAAATTCTTGAGGTAAACCCAAAACTTCTTGACTCCCCAGACGTTGTTAATAAAGATCCTTACGGAGATGGTTGGATGGTGAAAATTAGAATGACTGATGTCGCTCAGCTTAATGAGCTTTTAACACCAGAGCAATACAAGGAGCTTATCAACGCATAA